A genomic window from Scomber scombrus chromosome 18, fScoSco1.1, whole genome shotgun sequence includes:
- the LOC134000188 gene encoding GTPase IMAP family member 7-like gives MSSSESAASHEVCEASPSTSVAELRIVLVGRTGTGRSSSGNTILGRSAFWVDVSPCSVTTQCKRQTGTVDGRSISVIDTPGLFNTQLSPQEVMAEVGRCVVLSSPGPYIFLVTLQLGRFTQEERDTLEWIKATFGPGVTKFTMVLFTWGDQLHGKRIEDFLEESDELSDFVNGCHGGYHVFDNSGQDRTTGCAEQVVQLMKKVDKIVEDNGGGCYSNDMFKKAERAIKEAQQRMLGQQEHKGESLQREAEDKEEPGPELERRKRREEEEKRREEEEASKGAQKLFLCELLTALGKGAAEGAGIMGKDKGKGKAVTKVKVVEKAAALAASPLSITSAAKAVGGAVREGSKVLYKHRKTLLH, from the coding sequence TCTGTGAAGCATCACCTTCTACATCAGTGGCTGAACTGAGAATTGTTTTGGTGGGAAGGACAGGAACAGGCAGAAGTTCATCAGGCAACACCATCCTCGGCCGGTCCGCCTTCTGGGTGGATGTGTCCCCCTGCTCGGTCACCACACAGTGCAAGAGACAGACTGGGACAGTGGACGGGCGGAGTATCTCTGTGATCGACACTCCGGGGCTCTTCAACACACAGCTGTCCCCTCAAGAGGTCATGGCAGAGGTGGGACGGTGTGTTGTCCTGTCCTCTCCTGGACCTTACATCTTCTTGGTGACCCTACAGCTTGGCAGGTTCACCCAGGAGGAGAGGGACACTTTGGAATGGATCAAGGCTACGTTTGGGCCTGGAGTCACCAAGTTTACCATGGTGCTGTTCACCTGGGGTGACCAGCTGCATGGCAAACGTATCGAAGACTTCCTGGAGGAAAGCGATGAGCTATCAGATTTTGTCAACGGTTGCCATGGAGGGTATCACGTCTTTGATAATAGCGGACAGGACAGGACAACGGGGTGTGCAGAACAAGTTGTACAACTTATGAAAAAGGTAGACAAGATAGTAGAGGACAATGGAGGCGGTTGCTATAGCAATGACATGTTCAAGAAGGCTGAGAGGGCCATCAAGGAGGCACAACAGAGGATGCTGGGACAACAAGAACATAAGGGGGAGTCCCTTCAGAGGGAGGCCGAAGACAAAGAGGAGccgggaccagagttagagaggaggaagaggagagaagaagaggagaagaggagggaggaagaagaggctaGTAAGGGGGCACAGAAGCTGTTCTTGTGCGAGCTTCTGACTGCGTTGGGAAAAGGTGCTGCAGAGGGGGCAGGGATCATGGGGAAAGATAAAGGGAAAGGGAAAGCTGTGACGAAGGTAAAGGTGGTGGAGAAGGCAGCAGCTCTGGCAGCCTCGCCGCTCTCCATCACTTCAGCTGCAAAAGCGGTGGGAGGGGCTGTgagagaaggaagtaaggtGCTATACAAACATCGCAAAACATTACTGCACTAA
- the kdelr3 gene encoding ER lumen protein-retaining receptor 3, translating to MNVFRLAGDVSHLVAIIILLMKMWSTRSCAGISGKSQVLFALVFTTRYLDLFTVFISPYNTIMKVVFLALSYATVYMIYMRFRNTYDSENDSFRVEFLLVPVIGLSFLEHYAFTPMEILWTFSIFLEAVAIMPQLFMITKTGEAESITTHYLFFLGLYRALYIANWVWRYHTEGFFDQIAVVSGVVQTIFYCDFFYLYFTRVLRGSAKMSLPMPV from the exons ATGAACGTCTTTCGTCTGGCGGGTGACGTGTCACATCTGGTGGCTATCATCATCCTCTTAATGAAGATGTGGAGTACCAGATCCtgtgctg GCATCTCTGGGAAGTCTCAGGTGCTGTTTGCACTTGTCTTCACCACCAGATACCTTGACTTGTTCACTGTCTTCATTTCTCCTTACAACACAATCATGAAG GTGGTGTTCCTGGCTCTGTCCTATGCCACCGTCTACATGATCTACATGCGCTTCAGGAACACATACGACTCGGAGAATGACTCGTTCCGTGTGGAGTTCCTGTTGGTGCCAGTCATCGGCCTGTCCTTCCTGGAACACTACGCTTTCACCCCAATGGAG ATCCTGTGGACCTTCTCCATCTTCCTGGAGGCAGTGGCCATAATGCCGCAGCTCTTCATGATCACCAAGACCGGCGAGGCAGAGTCCATCACGACCCACTACCTGTTCTTCCTCGGCCTATACCGAGCCCTCTACATAGCCAACTGGGTGTGGCGTTACCACACCGAGGGCTTCTTTGACCAGATCGCTGTGGTGTCTGGTGTTGTGCAGACCATATTCTACTGCGACTTCTTCTACCTTTACTTCACAAGGG TCCTTCGAGGGAGTGCAAAGATGAGCCTGCCGATGCCTGTTTAA
- the LOC133999081 gene encoding ATP-sensitive inward rectifier potassium channel 12-like — protein sequence MGTSRVNRYSIVSDILPEDERQKISNLGLHNGHRSPKIQLHSACETESEDRRRRSGSSTAVPSTKGQGGMSNYNGKILTRGSNHIRSRFVKKNGQCNVVFTNMEDQRQRYLADFFTTCVDIRWRYLLLLFCTSFLISWLFFGIIFYTVSLAHGDFEEQTMVKNDGLAVAGLHGPTSGHAVGGPTQRMPCILHVQGFLGALLFSMETQTTIGYGWRCVTEECPIAVITVVIQSIVGCIIDSFMIGTIMAKMARPKKRNQTLIFSKNAVIAMRDGKLCLMWRVGNLRRSHIVEAHVRAQLIRSYVTAEGEFIPLEQMDLNVGYDEGTDRLFLVSPIVIIHEIDKDSPLYALSRADLESDDFEIAVILEGMVEATAMTTQFRSSYLAREIFWGHRFEPVIYEDKNCYKVDYSRFHNTYEVPSTPHLSAKELDEAASRASSPATPASTCRSMKDLMPRSVGAFCYENEIALSGGEEEDDIFDSNQIVGKERAEERRTSVSVDFQNMFQDTATVTSGSHSVMCVLDMDNNQMEFDILQTAIPLDPVTYKSEQEI from the exons ATGGGAACAAGTAGAGTCAACAG GTACAGTATTGTGTCAGACATTTTACCAGAGGACGAACGCCAGAAGATCTCTAACTTAGGACTCCATAACGGCCATAGATCCCCCAAAATTCAACTGCACTCAGCCTGTGAGACAGAATCAGAGGACCGTAGGAGGAGGTCGGGATCCTCCACTGCCGTGCCCAGCACAAAGGGACAAGGAGGGATGAGCAACTACAACGGGAAGATTCTGACTAGGGGCTCCAATCACATACGGAGCCGATTTGTAAAGAAAAATGGACAATGTAATGTTGTATTCACCAACATGGAAGACCAGAGGCAGCGGTACCTAGCTGACTTCTTCACCACCTGCGTGGACATCCGCTGGAGATACCTGCTGCTTTTATTCTGCACCAGCTTCTTGATCTCCTGGCTCTTCTTTGGCATCATCTTTTACACTGTCTCCCTGGCACATGGGGACTTTGAGGAGCAAACTATGGTGAAGAATGATGGGCTGGCGGTGGCAGGGCTGCATGGACCCACCTCTGGACACGCAGTTGGAGGGCCAACACAAAGAATGCCCTGCATACTTCATGTCCAGGGCTTTCTTGGGGCACTCCTGTTCTCCATGGAGACCCAGACCACCATTGGTTACGGTTGGCGCTGCGTTACAGAGGAGTGCCCTATTGCCGTGATCACAGTGGTTATCCAGTCAATTGTGGGCTGCATCATTGACTCCTTCATGATTGGCACCATCATGGCCAAGATGGCGAGGCCAAAGAAGAGGAACCAGACCCttattttctccaaaaatgCTGTCATCGCCATGCGTGATGGCAAGCTGTGCCTCATGTGGAGGGTGGGTAACCTACGGAGGAGCCACATTGTGGAGGCTCATGTCCGTGCCCAGCTCATACGGTCATACGTCACAGCTGAAGGTGAGTTTATCCCTTTGGAGCAGATGGACCTCAATGTGGGTTACGATGAGGGCACAGACAGACTCTTTCTTGTGTCACCAATAGTTATAATCCATGAGATAGATAAAGATAGCCCCTTGTACGCTTTAAGCCGAGCTGATCTGGAGTCTGATGACTTTGAGATTGCTGTGATCTTGGAAGGGATGGTAGAGGCGACGGCTATGACCACCCAGTTCCGTAGCTCTTATCTTGCCAGAGAGATCTTCTGGGGCCACAGGTTTGAGCCCGTGATTTACGAGGACAAGAACTGCTACAAGGTAGACTATAGTCGCTTCCACAACACTTATGAGGTGCCGTCGACACCCCACCTCAGCGCCAAAGAGCTCGATGAGGCTGCAAGCCGGGCCTCTTCTCCTGCTACCCCCGCCTCTACGTGTAGATCCATGAAGGACTTGATGCCGCGGTCGGTGGGCGCCTTCTGCTATGAGAACGAGATAGCATTGAGtggtggagaggaagaggatgacatCTTTGACTCTAATCAGATTGTAGGGAAGGAgagggcagaggagaggaggacctcagtttctGTAGACTTTCAAAATATGTTCCAGGACACTGCGACCGTGACATCTGGCAGTCACAGCGTCATGTGTGTTCTGGACATGGACAATAACCAGATGGAGTTTGATATCCTACAGACTGCCATTCCTCTCGATCCAGTGACCTACAAGAGCGAGCAAGAGATCTAA
- the sox10 gene encoding transcription factor SOX-10: MSREEQSLSEVELSPGVSDDSRSLSPGQSSGVPGGGDSPLHGQQHLAGLDDAAAGSSIKSEDEDERFPAGIRDAVSQVLNCYDWTLVPMPVRVTSGSKSKPHVKRPMNAFMVWAQAARRKLADQHPHLHNAELSKTLGKLWRLLNESDKRPFIEEAERLRKQHKKDYPDYKYQPRRRKNGKNGSGSGSEADGHSEGEVGQGLYKGLHLDVSLSAGGRSPLADGHHPHAAGQSHSPPTPPTTPKTEPQSGKAGDGKREGAGNGGSRGTMGAEGSSGAPGSGKPHIDFGNVDIGEMSHDVMANLEPFDVNEFDQYLPPNGHPGVGPSVGAGVAATASPASPYTYGISSALAAASGHSAAWLSKQQQPQQHHGSSLGSDPSKAPIKSEAGGAGSHFAEAASAGSHVTYTPLSLPHYSSAFPSLATRAQFAEYADHQASGSYYAHSSQASGLYSAFSYMGPSQRPLYTAITDPTSVPQSHSPTHWEQPVYTTLSRP; encoded by the exons ATGTccagagaggagcagagcttATCGGAGGTTGAGCTCAGTCCCGGGGTGTCGGACGACAGCCGCTCCCTATCACCGGGTCAGTCCTCCGGTGTGCCCGGCGGGGGTGACTCACCTCTCCACGGGCAGCAGCATTTAGCGGGTTTGGACGATGCAGCGGCCGGTTCCTCAATTAAATCAGAGGATGAGGACGAACGCTTCCCCGCAGGGATCCGTGATGCGGTGAGTCAAGTGCTCAACTGCTACGATTGGACCCTCGTGCCTATGCCAGTGCGCGTGACCAGCGGAAGCAAGTCCAAACCGCACGTGAAGAGGCCCATGAACGCCTTCATGGTGTGGGCCCAGGCGGCGAGGAGGAAACTGGCCGACCAACACCCGCACCTGCACAACGCGGAGCTCAGCAAGACGCTGGGGAAGCTCTGGAG GCTTCTTAATGAGAGCGACAAGCGACCCTTCATCGAGGAGGCAGAGAGGCTGAGGAAGCAACATAAGAAGGACTATCCTGACTACAAATACCAGCCACGACGCCGCAAGAACGGAAAGAATGGTTCTGGGTCAGGAAGTGAAGCCGACGGCCATTCGGAGGGTGAGGTCGGCCAAGGCCTCTACAAGGGTCTCCACCTGGATGTGTCCCTCAGCGCTGGGGGCAGGTCCCCTCTGGCAGATGGGCACCACCCTCATGCTGCAG GTCAGAGCCACagtcctcccactcctcccaccACTCCCAAGACTGAGCCTCAGTCTGGGAAGGCAGGagatggaaagagggagggggctGGGAACGGGGGTTCCCGTGGCACAATGGGAGCAGAGGGGAGTTCAGGTGCTCCAGGATCTGGGAAACCTCACATCGACTTTGGTAATGTGGACATCGGTGAGATGAGCCACGATGTGATGGCCAACCTGGAGCCTTTTGATGTCAACGAGTTTGACCAGTACCTTCCTCCCAATGGGCACCCGGGGGTCGGGCCGAGTGTTGGGGCAGGAGTAGCTGCAACAGCTTCTCCAGCCTCTCCGTACACCTACGGCATCTCCTCAGCTCTGGCAGCGGCCAGTGGACATTCAGCAGCCTGGCTCtccaagcagcagcagccgcagcaACATCACGGCTCCTCTCTGGGCTCGGACCCTTCCAAGGCCCCAATCAAGAGCGAGGCTGGAGGTGCAGGTAGTCACTTTGCAGAGGCAGCCTCAGCAGGTTCCCATGTCACCTACACCCCCCTCAGCCTTCCTCACTACAGTTCAGCCTTTCCCTCACTGGCTACCAGGGCTCAGTTTGCTGAATATGCTGACCACCAGGCCTCGGGGTCATACTACGCTCACTCCAGTCAGGCCTCGGGGTTATACTCTGCCTTCTCTTATATGGGGCCCTCACAGAGGCCCCTGTACACTGCCATCACTGACCCAACCAGCGTACCGCAGTCACACAGCCCTACACACTGGGAACAGCCCGTCTACACAACACTGTCGCGGCCATGA